One window of Brienomyrus brachyistius isolate T26 unplaced genomic scaffold, BBRACH_0.4 scaffold61, whole genome shotgun sequence genomic DNA carries:
- the LOC125725122 gene encoding basic proline-rich protein-like isoform X2, whose protein sequence is MSASAHWGDQGPFALCVGSHSPIPQDMKQTRRRPGTQTARGPPGHGSPRRTTAGRIAAPHPEKGRGELRREAIRQPPCRSPRGPWRRARRLHWRPAPPRQTRPWAQRSKGPPTPQQGPDRARRAKSRQATAEGEPAPTRAPSPGHREPPTHQRPGAPSTGRECGGGE, encoded by the exons ATGTCGGCGAGTGCTCATTGGGGTgatcaaggtccattcgccC tgtgtgtggggagccacagccccatccctcaggacatgaagcagacacggaggaggcccggaaCCCAGAccgccagaggccccccagggcatgggagcccccggaggaccaccgcagggagaatagcagcccctcacccagaaaagggcagaggagagctccggagggaggccatccggcagccaccgtgcaggagccccagggggccgtggcggcgagcccgcaggctccactggcggccggccccaccacggcaaaccaggccctgggcccagagatccaagggcccccctaccccccagcaagggcccgacagagccaggagggccaaatcccgccaggcaaccgccgagggcgagccagcacccacccgagcacccagccccggacatcgagaaccaccaacgcaccagcggccgggggccccatccaccggcagggagtgtggcgggggggaatag
- the LOC125725116 gene encoding kelch-like protein 10 isoform X1, whose translation MMAHDMERVLMSPAFEVFNKLRLAGQLCDVVLIADGVKFNAHRVILCGCSSYFQALFASDWSDSGKREYQLPGISPETLRQVIEYAYTYSVVITADNVENLLVAADYLSVLGIVQRCSDFLHEQLCLNNCIGLLKIADVYCVNELHQSAFNFILKNFKEVAISSNEFPELSLEQLSDIIEQDELNVREEDVVFEAILRWIEHEPATREAHISVLLPKIRMARMDPEYFMKIVKANDLVKGNAACRPIISDVLKMIYDLDDESPRSDFERPLIRPRLPADILLAIGGWNFRTTNWTEAYDTRADHWVDITQGQETRQSGHGSVCLNGFVYCFGGYDGHNFTDAVRRFDPVARTWQHMAPMHWRRCSVSVAVSNGFIYVMGGRLGVSPLNIVERYDPNANEWTIIQPMNEERQDASATTLNGKIYICGGSNGAQTTSTAECYDPLTGEWTLIAPMRTRRRGLGVAAYQGNIYAVGGTNGVHAVRSMEAYDPATNQWHAAPPMRQQRSYFGIAVVDGLLFVMGGSDGFEVTAKVECYDAEKGSWYRAQDMITPKRNFSCCTVPAHPRFVQYAAPRPPAPICLPDAVVHQGAQVSAIRKKSTQEFVS comes from the exons atgatggcacacgacatggagcgagtactgatgtccccggcgttcgaagtgttcaacaagcttcggctggcaggacagctttgtgacgtggtcctcatcgcagacggtgttaaattcaacgcccatagagtaattctgtgtggctgtagctcctacttcca ggctctgttcgccagtgactggagtgattcaggaaagcgggagtaccaactcccaggcatttccccagaaacaTTGAGGCAGGTCATCGAGTAcgcctacacgtactctgtggtcatcacagctgacaatgtggagaacctcctggtagctgctgattatctcagtgtcttgggcatcgtgcagcgctgcagtgatttcctgcatgagcagctctgcctcaacaactgcattggccttcttaaaatcgccgatgtctactgcgtaaacgagctgcaccagtctgcattcaacttcatcttgaaaaatttcaaggaggttgccatcagctcaaacgagttcccagaactaagtcttgaacaactttctgacatcatagagcaggatgagcttaatgtcagagaagaggatgtggtgtttgaggccatcctccgttggatcgagcacgagcctgccacccgagaggcccacatttcagtcctattgcccaag attcggatggctcgtatggatccggagtacttcatgaaaatcgtcaaagccaacgatctagtgaagggcaatgcggcgtgcaggccaattatcaGTGATGTACTGAAGATGATATATGATCTCGACGATGAAAGTCCACGAtctgactttgaaaggccaCTGATTCGCCCGCGCCTACCCGCTGACATTTTattggccattggtggctggAATTTCCGCACAACCAATTGGACTGAAGCCTATGACACCCGGGCTGACCACTGGGTCGATATAACACAGGGGCAGGAGACTCGCCAGTCCGGCCatggcagtgtgtgtttaaatggcttcgtgtattgttttgggggttaTGATGGCCATAATTTCACCGATGCTGTGCGCAGATTTGACCCCGTCGCACggacatggcagcacatggccCCGATGCACTGGCGCCGCTGTAGTGTCAGCGTGGCCGTAAGTAACGGCTTCATCTATGTGATGGGTGGCCGTTTAGGCGTGTCGCCTCTGAATATCGTAGAGCGATATGACCCAAATGCCAACGAGTGGACCATCATCCAGCCCATGAACGAggagcgacaggatgccagtgccaccaccctgaatggaaag atatatatttgtgggggtagcaatggagctcagaccacttccactgcggagtgctatgatcctctcacgggcgaatggaccttgatcgctcccatgcgcactcgccgacgtggccttggagttgcggcatatcagggaaacatctatgcg GTGGGCGGTACCAACGGGGTTCATGCAGTGCGGAGTATGGAGGCTTATGACCCTGCAACTAACCAGTGGCACGCTGCGCCTCCCATGAGACAACAAAGGAGCTAtttcggcatcgcagtggtggacggcttgctgtttgTAATGGGAGGCTCCGATGGGTTCGAAGTCACTGCAAAGGTGGAATGTTATGatgcagagaaaggcagctggtaccgtgcgcaggacatgattacgcctaagaggaacttcagctgctgcacagtgcctgcgcacccccgcttcgtacagtacgctgcacctcgcccacctgcccccatctgcctgcctg ACGCTGTTGTACATCAAGGGGCCCAGGTGTCGGCTATAAGAAAAAAATCAACACAGGAATTTGTGAGTTGA
- the LOC125725116 gene encoding kelch-like protein 10 isoform X2, whose translation MMAHDMERVLMSPAFEVFNKLRLAGQLCDVVLIADGVKFNAHRVILCGCSSYFQALFASDWSDSGKREYQLPGISPETLRQVIEYAYTYSVVITADNVENLLVAADYLSVLGIVQRCSDFLHEQLCLNNCIGLLKIADVYCVNELHQSAFNFILKNFKEVAISSNEFPELSLEQLSDIIEQDELNVREEDVVFEAILRWIEHEPATREAHISVLLPKIRMARMDPEYFMKIVKANDLVKGNAACRPIISDVLKMIYDLDDESPRSDFERPLIRPRLPADILLAIGGWNFRTTNWTEAYDTRADHWVDITQGQETRQSGHGSVCLNGFVYCFGGYDGHNFTDAVRRFDPVARTWQHMAPMHWRRCSVSVAVSNGFIYVMGGRLGVSPLNIVERYDPNANEWTIIQPMNEERQDASATTLNGKIYICGGSNGAQTTSTAECYDPLTGEWTLIAPMRTRRRGLGVAAYQGNIYAVGGTNGVHAVRSMEAYDPATNQWHAAPPMRQQRSYFGIAVVDGLLFVMGGSDGFEVTAKVECYDAEKGSWYRAQDMITPKRNFSCCTVPAHPRFVQYAAPRPPAPICLPGNHVLNK comes from the exons atgatggcacacgacatggagcgagtactgatgtccccggcgttcgaagtgttcaacaagcttcggctggcaggacagctttgtgacgtggtcctcatcgcagacggtgttaaattcaacgcccatagagtaattctgtgtggctgtagctcctacttcca ggctctgttcgccagtgactggagtgattcaggaaagcgggagtaccaactcccaggcatttccccagaaacaTTGAGGCAGGTCATCGAGTAcgcctacacgtactctgtggtcatcacagctgacaatgtggagaacctcctggtagctgctgattatctcagtgtcttgggcatcgtgcagcgctgcagtgatttcctgcatgagcagctctgcctcaacaactgcattggccttcttaaaatcgccgatgtctactgcgtaaacgagctgcaccagtctgcattcaacttcatcttgaaaaatttcaaggaggttgccatcagctcaaacgagttcccagaactaagtcttgaacaactttctgacatcatagagcaggatgagcttaatgtcagagaagaggatgtggtgtttgaggccatcctccgttggatcgagcacgagcctgccacccgagaggcccacatttcagtcctattgcccaag attcggatggctcgtatggatccggagtacttcatgaaaatcgtcaaagccaacgatctagtgaagggcaatgcggcgtgcaggccaattatcaGTGATGTACTGAAGATGATATATGATCTCGACGATGAAAGTCCACGAtctgactttgaaaggccaCTGATTCGCCCGCGCCTACCCGCTGACATTTTattggccattggtggctggAATTTCCGCACAACCAATTGGACTGAAGCCTATGACACCCGGGCTGACCACTGGGTCGATATAACACAGGGGCAGGAGACTCGCCAGTCCGGCCatggcagtgtgtgtttaaatggcttcgtgtattgttttgggggttaTGATGGCCATAATTTCACCGATGCTGTGCGCAGATTTGACCCCGTCGCACggacatggcagcacatggccCCGATGCACTGGCGCCGCTGTAGTGTCAGCGTGGCCGTAAGTAACGGCTTCATCTATGTGATGGGTGGCCGTTTAGGCGTGTCGCCTCTGAATATCGTAGAGCGATATGACCCAAATGCCAACGAGTGGACCATCATCCAGCCCATGAACGAggagcgacaggatgccagtgccaccaccctgaatggaaag atatatatttgtgggggtagcaatggagctcagaccacttccactgcggagtgctatgatcctctcacgggcgaatggaccttgatcgctcccatgcgcactcgccgacgtggccttggagttgcggcatatcagggaaacatctatgcg GTGGGCGGTACCAACGGGGTTCATGCAGTGCGGAGTATGGAGGCTTATGACCCTGCAACTAACCAGTGGCACGCTGCGCCTCCCATGAGACAACAAAGGAGCTAtttcggcatcgcagtggtggacggcttgctgtttgTAATGGGAGGCTCCGATGGGTTCGAAGTCACTGCAAAGGTGGAATGTTATGatgcagagaaaggcagctggtaccgtgcgcaggacatgattacgcctaagaggaacttcagctgctgcacagtgcctgcgcacccccgcttcgtacagtacgctgcacctcgcccacctgcccccatctgcctgcctg GTAACCACGTGCTCAACAAGTAG
- the LOC125725122 gene encoding basic proline-rich protein-like isoform X1, with protein sequence MLQSRFLSLFSCSFAAPIVLAHPHTDGRVKLEVDGSSGRTDIPRAPIERLCVGSHSPIPQDMKQTRRRPGTQTARGPPGHGSPRRTTAGRIAAPHPEKGRGELRREAIRQPPCRSPRGPWRRARRLHWRPAPPRQTRPWAQRSKGPPTPQQGPDRARRAKSRQATAEGEPAPTRAPSPGHREPPTHQRPGAPSTGRECGGGE encoded by the exons atgttacaatcaag gtttttaagtttgttttcctgcagtttcgcggcacccatcgttcttgcgcacccccacacagatggacgagttaagTTAGAAGTGGATGGGAGTAGCGGCAGGACAGATATTCCGAGGGCACCCATTGAACGAT tgtgtgtggggagccacagccccatccctcaggacatgaagcagacacggaggaggcccggaaCCCAGAccgccagaggccccccagggcatgggagcccccggaggaccaccgcagggagaatagcagcccctcacccagaaaagggcagaggagagctccggagggaggccatccggcagccaccgtgcaggagccccagggggccgtggcggcgagcccgcaggctccactggcggccggccccaccacggcaaaccaggccctgggcccagagatccaagggcccccctaccccccagcaagggcccgacagagccaggagggccaaatcccgccaggcaaccgccgagggcgagccagcacccacccgagcacccagccccggacatcgagaaccaccaacgcaccagcggccgggggccccatccaccggcagggagtgtggcgggggggaatag